The genomic DNA AACATCTACATGTACATAGTCATTTTCAAGGCTCTCGCATGTCTGTATTGTAGGGGTGTTTACTTCAGGTTGGCAGTCATTCAATAAAGAGGGTTGTTTTCCATTTGAAATGGCTATATCTTCTGTTTTTGGTGTAGCTTCAGTTTGTTCTTCACATACTTTTACCACACTACTGTTTTGGGAGGGGGCAGCTATGTAATTATCCACTAAAGAATTGTTCAATGGGCTGGATGAGGTGTCACTAACCCCTTCATTATTTGGCGTTGCACATTTCTTTTGAGTTTGCTCATTCTCCAAAATATAGAGTCCATTAGTTTCCACTTTTAACTCTTCTTTGTTCTCCCCAAGTCCACATTTCTTCTCTGCAGATGGGAAGCATGTCCTGTTGATCTGATTTTTGTCATTTTCAATATTTTCTACTCTTTGTTTCTGTGCTAAAGTCTTCTGATTGTTCAAGTCCAGCTTGTTGAACTTTTGCCCTATTATGTAATTGTCTGTCCCCACCGGTTTCTCCTGTTGTGAGTAAACAGACCTGGATGCATCACTTGTCCGTCCATGCACTTCTACTGGAACTGGATCAAAtatgtagctttaaaaaaaaaaaaaataataataataatttaggagTGTCAAATTACAGCCACCATTACAAAACATACAAGTATAAGATTAAGATTAGATTTTAATTATGGTGAGGCCATCATCGGGGCAGCGGAATAATTGCACACACAATGTGTGCCGAATGAGTTGGTCAGAACCTGAAGATTTTCTTCTAGCTATAATTATTTTGTAGCCGACAGGAACATTCTCAAGTCTGTAGAACAACCCCCAGGCTGCATTATGTTGCTTGACTGTACACCACTCTTAAACAAAGCACACTTTTtattgaacaacaacaacaatgttgCCTTAGCTTTACCTTCCTCCATTTTGCCATGTAGGTGCAAGGCAGTCACaggaaatcatttaaaatgtgtttaaaattggGGTGTATTAAAATATCATAAAGCACATTTTGCTTGGTGATATAACTGGTGTGCTGTTCAACTGCAGAATACAGTGTCGAAAGTTgggacaatatttttgttttaacttgttttttttattttggtaaattttatttttagaattaaaATGCCACCTCAAACTCATCAGAGGATGAAGTGTGattactgcaaaaaaataaaaaaaaataaaacaag from Acipenser ruthenus chromosome 2, fAciRut3.2 maternal haplotype, whole genome shotgun sequence includes the following:
- the LOC117409023 gene encoding uncharacterized protein LOC117409023 isoform X1: MIKVTRSYRQAKLFSDLNYIAVQMGCRCCRMIKSYIFDPVPVEVHGRTSDASRSVYSQQEKPVGTDNYIIGQKFNKLDLNNQKTLAQKQRVENIENDKNQINRTCFPSAEKKCGLGENKEELKVETNGLYILENEQTQKKCATPNNEGVSDTSSSPLNNSLVDNYIAAPSQNSSVVKVCEEQTEATPKTEDIAISNGKQPSLLNDCQPEVNTPTIQTCESLENDYVHVDVTDSASVDGVDANITILNNAEAVNLSNASISLADMKECVSQQADVDELNDRISPLERGEPDTKSEDSSSSIDNFEIFDDLEVAEALAALEAATAGEDEE
- the LOC117409023 gene encoding uncharacterized protein LOC117409023 isoform X2 translates to MGCRCCRMIKSYIFDPVPVEVHGRTSDASRSVYSQQEKPVGTDNYIIGQKFNKLDLNNQKTLAQKQRVENIENDKNQINRTCFPSAEKKCGLGENKEELKVETNGLYILENEQTQKKCATPNNEGVSDTSSSPLNNSLVDNYIAAPSQNSSVVKVCEEQTEATPKTEDIAISNGKQPSLLNDCQPEVNTPTIQTCESLENDYVHVDVTDSASVDGVDANITILNNAEAVNLSNASISLADMKECVSQQADVDELNDRISPLERGEPDTKSEDSSSSIDNFEIFDDLEVAEALAALEAATAGEDEE